Proteins co-encoded in one Uloborus diversus isolate 005 chromosome 9, Udiv.v.3.1, whole genome shotgun sequence genomic window:
- the LOC129229919 gene encoding tigger transposable element-derived protein 4-like, whose translation MAKRKALSFDEKLKIIQQYDEKKGVTNKQQFANEIGIPVSTLKTLLKKREEIESSAFSGISKRRRVRKGKNEDLEEVLYQWFQQARGNNLPINGPIMTEKANEIAKGLGINDFSGSAGWLDRFRKRYGIKYRQISGEAEAVDDDSIAPWIENLLPNLLKDYAPEDVYNADEFGLFFKLMPDKSLVLKDEKCHGGKLSKDRLTVLACSNWTGSDKLKLMVIGKSKSPRCFKNVRTFPCNYKAQNRAWMTGCLFTEWVQQLDRKFGKGKRKVLLFVDNCPAHPKGIPLKNIKLEYFPPNSTSKLQPLDQGVIKVLKQKYRKKLVQRYLREIESGEDSSCKINVLDAIHYVSAAWDEIAPDVIRNCFRKAHFESKSNENDLNVADFLDIEFEEQYPGYCSVDDDLPITETLEIQDMIDMAKDGEFEVDNEEEEEDEPPQLPSFISACDSVSVLRQALSSTENSEAMLRELNRIESFIIRNFRKPTSYDGGKQLLMENFLTKK comes from the exons ATGGCTAAAAGAAAAGCTCTTAGTTTcgatgagaaattaaaaattatacagcAGTATGATGAGAAAAAAGGAGTTACGAATAAGCAGCAATTTGCAAATGAAATAGGAATACCTGTATCtacattaaaaactttattaaaaaaacggGAAGAAATTGAATCCAGCGCCTTTTCAGGCATCAGTAAAAGACGGAGGGTACGTAAAGGCAAAAATGAGGATTTAGAAGAAGTGCTGTACCAATGGTTCCAGCAAGCTCGAGGAAATAACTTGCCGATCAATGGACCCATTATGACGGAAAAAGCCAACGAAATAGCCAAAGGCTTGGGCATAAATGATTTCTCTGGATCAGCTGGTTGGCTGGATCGATTTCGAAAAAGATATGGCATTAAATATCGTCAAATTAGTGGTGAAGCCGAAGCCGTAGACGACGACAGCATTGCTCCCTGGATAGAAAATCTCCTCCCTAATCTACTAAAAGACTATGCACCTGAGGACGTATATAACGCTGATGAatttggattattttttaaattaatgccagACAAATCCTtagttttaaaagatgaaaagtgCCACGGAGGTAAGCTAAGTAAAGACAGACTGACTGTATTAGCATGTTCTAATTGGACTGGATCTGACAAGTTGAAGCTGATGGTGATTGGAAAATCTAAGtcaccacggtgttttaaaaatgTGCGAACTTTCCCGTGCAACTACAAAGCACAGAATAGAGCCTGGATGACTGGGTGTTTGTTTACTGAATGGGTGCAACAGTTGGACCGAAAATTCGGTAAAGGAAAGAGGAAAGTCCTTCTGTTTGTGGACAACTGTCCCGCTCATCCCAAAGGAATCCCCCTCAAAAACATCAAGCTCGAGTATTTCCCCCCCAACTCTACCAGCAAGCTTCAGCCATTAGATCAAGGAGTCATTAAAGTTTTGAAGCAGAAATACCGTAAAAAGCTGGTACAGCGTTACTTACGTGAAATTGAATCAGGAGAGGACTCTTCCTGTAAAATAAATGTGTTGGATGCTATCCATTATGTTTCGGCTGCGTGGGATGAGATCGCGCCAGATGTGATAAGAAATTGCTTTCGAAAAGCGCATTTTGAGAGCAAATCTAATGAAAATGACCTGAATGTTGCGGATTTTCTGGACATCGAATTTGAGGAACAGTATCCTGGATATTGTTCAGTTGATGATGATTTGCCTATCACGGAAACTCTAGAAATTCAGGATATGATTGACATGGCGAAAG ATGGAGAATTCGAGGTTGATAATGAGGAAGAGGAAGAAGATGAACCTCCCCAACTTCCCTCTTTTATTAGCGCCTGCGATTCCGTAAGCGTTTTGCGGCAGGCGCTCTCTTCTACCGAAAACTCGGAAGCGATGCTGAGAGAACTTAACAGGattgaaagttttataataagaaatttTAGGAAACCAACTTCTTATGATGGAGGAAAGCAACTCCTTATGGagaattttcttacaaaaaaataa